The proteins below come from a single Solea solea chromosome 6, fSolSol10.1, whole genome shotgun sequence genomic window:
- the kif17 gene encoding kinesin-like protein KIF17 isoform X2 yields the protein MGSEAVKVVVRCRPLNDREKALSSRSVLSMDLQRCQCFIEKPSAVDEPPKQFTFDGTYFTDQTTEEMYNEIAYALVEGVTEGYNGTIFAYGQTGSGKSFTMQGVTEPASQRGVIPRAFEHIFESIQCAENTKFLVRASYLEIYNEEIRDLLGNDTKQRLELKEHPERGVYVRDLSMHTVHNVGECERIIEQGWRNRAVGYTLMNKDSSRSHSIFTIHLEICNIDAAGHDHLRAGKLNLVDLAGSERQSKTGATGERLREATKINLSLSALGNVISALVDGRSKYIPYRDSKLTRLLQDSLGGNTRTLMIACLSPADNNYEETLSTLRYANRAKSIQNRPRINEDPKDALLREYQEEIKNLRALISGQLGSANLSTLLAGQLSETSADLPSRPQSSTTEAEKEKIKEEYEERLAKLQAEYNAEQESKAKLQEDIASLRSSYESKVSNLEKAQASRGSTVPMNDNIKLSAHEEPSSMSSSCKPDLLNLSSAEETSLTKPVVPSAEVGVHKDQRGDGLANTNEIPTAEPLDQKHVLERLQQLEQEVVGGEQAKNKELWQKHRQRRNLADQRKVQLLRALSENSEESENVLFNVYNSIQEEVHAKSQVLVKVQGKLKAAKLEIRDLQAEFEVERNDYLATIRRLEKEGQLLNSLLERMVPLVRRDCNYSNLDRLKREAVWDEDNAAWRLPDVMVQKTTLPSAVHPKSSAGRGSAAECGETLMMEEDRYKEMLDRSDSENIASSYFKSKRTSQLLGGDTTKGHAVHSPSLVSGAAHHSMSSPTVNTPVSSDSIMPRPFRLESLGVPVSGGKVKRKKSKTHIHNEGI from the exons ATGGGGtcagaggcagtgaaggtggtgGTCAGATGCCGGCCGCTGAACGACCGGGAAAAGGCTCTGAGCTCCAGGAGCGTGCTGTCCATGGATCTGCAGCGCTGCCAGTGCTTCATAGAGAAACCCAGTGCGGTGGACGAGCCTCCCAAACAGTTCACCTTTGATGGGACTTACTTCACTGATCAAACCACTGAAGAGATGTACAATGAGATTGCTTATGCTTTGGTTGAG ggTGTCACTGAAGGATACAATGGCACCATTTTTGCCTATGGACAAACTGGAAGCGGTAAGTCTTTCACAATGCAGGGCGTGACGGAGCCTGCATCCCAAAGAGGAGTCATCCCACGTGCATTTGAACACATCTTTGAGAGTATTCAG TgtgcagaaaatacaaaatttCTGGTGAGGGCCTCCTACTTGGAGATTTACAATGAAGAAATCAGAGACCTTCTGGGAAATGACACCAAACAGAGGTTGGAG CTGAAAGAGCACCCAGAGCGTGGCGTGTACGTGCGTGATCTCTCCATGCACACTGTGCACAATGTGGGCGAGTGTGAGAGAATTATAGAGCAAGGCTGGAGGAACAGGGCGGTGGGCTACACACTGATGAACAAAGACTCCTCCCGCTCCCACTCCATCTTCACCATCCACCTGGAGATCTGCAACATAG ATGCAGCAGGCCATGACCACCTACGAGCAGGTAAACTCAACCTGGTCGATCTGGCAGGAAGTGAGCGTCAGTCTAAAACTGGTGCCACTGGTGAGCGACTGCGTGAGGCTACAAAGATCAACCTGTCCCTCTCGGCCTTGGGGAATGTCATCTCTGCCCTGGTGGACGGTCGCTCCAAATACATCCCCTACAGAGACTCCAAGTTGACGCGGCTGCTGCAGGACTCTCTGGGAGGTAACACGCGCACTTTGATGATCGCCTGCCTCTCCCCTGCAGACAACAACTATGAAGAAACACTGAGCACGCTGCGTTATGCCAACCGGGCCAAGAGCATCCAGAACAGACCTCGCATCAACGAGGACCCTAAGGATGCTCTGCTCAGAGAATATCAAGAAGAGATCAAGAACCTGCGAGCCCTGATCTCAGGCCAGCTGGGCTCTGCTAACCTTTCAA CTTTACTGGCTGGTCAGTTGTCTGAAACATCTGCGGATCTTCCTTCAAGGCCACAGTCGAGTACCACAGAAGCAGAGAAGGAAAAGATTAAAGAG GAGTACGAGGAGAGGCTGGCCAAGTTACAGGCCGAATACAATGCAGAGCAGGAGTCCAAGGCAAAGCTGCAGGAGGACATTGCTTCACTGCGTTCCTCCTATGAATCCAAGGTGTCTAATCTGGAGAAGGCCCAGGCCAGCAGGGGGAGCACTGTCCCAATGAATGACAACATAAAATTATCTGCACATGAAGAACCAT CATCAATGAGCTCGAGCTGTAAACCTGACCTGTTAAACCTCAGTTCAGCTGAGGAAACTTCTCTTACCAAG CCTGTGGTACCCTCTGCTGAAGTTGGTGTCCACAAAGATCAAAGGGGAGACGGACTtgcaaatacaaatgaaatccccACAGCAGAGCCTCTGGACCAGAAACATGTCCTGGAAAG gctgcagcagctggaacaggaggtggtgggaggagaGCAGGCCAAGAACAAGGAGCTGTGGCAGAAACATCGGCAGAGGAGGAACCTTGCCGACCAGAGGAAAGTCCAGCTCCTCCGTGCACTGTCTGAGAACAGTGAGGAGAGTGAAAATGTTCTCTTTAATGTCTACAATTCCATCCAAGAAGAAGTCCATGCCAAAAGCCAAGTCCTGGTCAAGGTGCAGGGCAAG CTGAAAGCAGCCAAGCTGGAGATCCGTGATCTGCAAGCAGAGTTTGAGGTGGAGAGGAACGACTACCTGGCCACCATCCGGCGACTGGAGAAGGAGGGCCAGCTACTGAACAGCCTGCTGGAGCGCATGGTGCCTCTGGTGCGCCGAGACTGCAACTACAGCAACCTGGACCGGCTGAAGAGAGAAGCAGTCTGGGATGAGGACAATGCTGCATGGAGGCTACCGGATGTGATGGTGCAGAAAACAACTCTGCCTTCAG CAGTGCATCCAAAATCTTCAGCAGGCAGAGGCTCCGCTGCTGAATGTGGAGAAACTTTAatg ATGGAAGAGGACAGGTACAAGGAAATGCTTGACCGCAGTGACAGTGAGAATATTGCCAGCAGCTACTTCAAGTCAAAGAGAACCAGTCAACTGCTAGGTGGAGACACAACCAAGGGACATG CCGTCCACTCTCCTTCTCTGGTCAGCGGAGCAGCCCACCATTCAATGAGCAGCCCGACTGTGAACACACCGGTCAGCTCTGACTCCATCATGCCTCGGCCTTTCCGCCTGGAGTCGCTGGGCGTCCCGGTGTCCGGTGGTAAGGTGAAGCGCAAGAAAAGCAAAACTCACATCCACAATGAAGGGATTTGA
- the zgc:158258 gene encoding specifically androgen-regulated gene protein, with protein MRGHCQGTKMPKSDTWPGGVGLETSGMDSAGSCDSFVSANSGLSDDSLKHLSAEEKACLMFLEETIESLDTEEDSGLSNDEFEQMPKPGALVTDVADLSASMSKSKLSDLQNHASKEPIKENDVPEFMQNYHVPHIEARSTHCSVPSTNVSSKPQLTPSNKTNHKHNQKPPNVHFEVNVVTPPPTKPKDYPVRTAEGPIARGPLSYEALVYLQRSASTKKTPLCPTVDHTIELDKNLPGIMEGSSDRSHSKSKRSPPSVAPKPKVVPANISIKTQKETLTMSDSAYNIKHVKDPQVVRQEALQKLGLLKDQQPENEAVAPGSHPKSYSSLDPICERFTKGPGRSVPPRSPSFCYSQVPTEPKNRPLQSSASFHHSSRRDQQSTSISHAPLSGGSRTAALEHSVRVNSPRGAGKVGDSTGSEPAPTKPSNSVEYTVMVVPGMGADRREALRKLGLLKQ; from the exons ATGCGAGGACATTGTCAAG GTACCAAGATGCCTAAAAGTGATACCTGGCCAGGTGGGGTTGGATTGGAGACGAGTGGCATGGACAGTGCTGGCAGCTGTGACAGTTTTGTCAGTGCCAATTCCGGCCTT AGTGATGATAGTCTGAAGCACCTGTCTGCTGAAGAAAAGGCCTGTCTCATGTTTTTGGAGGAAACAATCGAGTCTTTGGATACCGAAGAAGACAGTGGATTGTCCAATGACGAGTTCGAGCAAATGCCCAAGCCTGGTGCCCTTGTTACAGATGTGGCTGACCTCTCTGCCTCCATGAGCAAAAGCAAACTGAGCG ATTTACAGAATCATGCATCTAAAGAACCCATCAAGGAAAATGATGTCCCTGAATTTATGCAAAACTACCATGTTCCTCACATAGAGGCCCGGAGCACTCACTGTTCTGTACCCAGCACCAACGTCTCCTCCAAACCTCAACTCACTCCTTCAAACAAGACtaatcacaaacacaaccaaaaaCCTCCCAATGTACATTTTGAGGTTAACGTCGTGACACCTCCTCCCACAAAACCCAAAGACTACCCGGTGAGGACAGCTGAGGGTCCTATAGCAAGAGGACCTCTGTCCTACGAGGCACTAGTTTATCTGCAGAGAAGTGCCTCGACAAAAAAGACACCTCTGTGTCCCACAGTTGATCATACAATAGAGCTGGACAAGAATCTTCCTGGAATAATGGAAGGCTCAAGTGACAGATCTCATTCAAAGTCTAAGAGAAGTCCTCCCTCCGTGGCCCCTAAACCCAAAGTGGTTCCTGCCAACATatctataaaaacacaaaaagaaacttTGACAATGTCAGACTCTGCATACAATATCAAACATGTAAAAGATCCACAGGTGGTGAGACAGGAAGCTTTGCAGAAGCTTGGCCTCCTGAAAGACCAGCAACCAGAAAATGAGGCAGTAGCACCAGGATCTCACCCAAAATCTTACTCTTCTTTGGACCCAATATGTGAGAGATTTACAAAGGGTCCAGGGAGAAGTGTTCCACCCAGAAGCCCCTCGTTTTGTTATTCCCAAGTGCCCACAGAGCCCAAAAACAGGCCGCTTCAGAGCAGTGCAAGTTTCCATCATTCCTCACGACGGGACCAGCAGTCTACATCTATATCACATGCTCCTCTGTCAGGTGGATCCAGGACAGCTGCTCTGGAACACTCTGTCAGAGTAAACAGCCCCAGAGGTGCTGGTAAAGTGGGAGACAGCACAGGATCTGAGCCTGCACCCACCAAACCCTCAAACTCAGTAGAGTATACTGTGATGGTGGTGCCTGGGATGGGAGCTGATCGAAGAGAAGCTCTCAGGAAGCTTGGACTGCTCAAACAATAA
- the kif17 gene encoding kinesin-like protein KIF17 isoform X1: protein MGSEAVKVVVRCRPLNDREKALSSRSVLSMDLQRCQCFIEKPSAVDEPPKQFTFDGTYFTDQTTEEMYNEIAYALVEGVTEGYNGTIFAYGQTGSGKSFTMQGVTEPASQRGVIPRAFEHIFESIQCAENTKFLVRASYLEIYNEEIRDLLGNDTKQRLELKEHPERGVYVRDLSMHTVHNVGECERIIEQGWRNRAVGYTLMNKDSSRSHSIFTIHLEICNIDAAGHDHLRAGKLNLVDLAGSERQSKTGATGERLREATKINLSLSALGNVISALVDGRSKYIPYRDSKLTRLLQDSLGGNTRTLMIACLSPADNNYEETLSTLRYANRAKSIQNRPRINEDPKDALLREYQEEIKNLRALISGQLGSANLSTLLAGQLSETSADLPSRPQSSTTEAEKEKIKEEYEERLAKLQAEYNAEQESKAKLQEDIASLRSSYESKVSNLEKAQASRGSTVPMNDNIKLSAHEEPSSMSSSCKPDLLNLSSAEETSLTKPVVPSAEVGVHKDQRGDGLANTNEIPTAEPLDQKHVLERLQQLEQEVVGGEQAKNKELWQKHRQRRNLADQRKVQLLRALSENSEESENVLFNVYNSIQEEVHAKSQVLVKVQGKLKAAKLEIRDLQAEFEVERNDYLATIRRLEKEGQLLNSLLERMVPLVRRDCNYSNLDRLKREAVWDEDNAAWRLPDVMVQKTTLPSAVHPKSSAGRGSAAECGETLMQMEEDRYKEMLDRSDSENIASSYFKSKRTSQLLGGDTTKGHAVHSPSLVSGAAHHSMSSPTVNTPVSSDSIMPRPFRLESLGVPVSGGKVKRKKSKTHIHNEGI, encoded by the exons ATGGGGtcagaggcagtgaaggtggtgGTCAGATGCCGGCCGCTGAACGACCGGGAAAAGGCTCTGAGCTCCAGGAGCGTGCTGTCCATGGATCTGCAGCGCTGCCAGTGCTTCATAGAGAAACCCAGTGCGGTGGACGAGCCTCCCAAACAGTTCACCTTTGATGGGACTTACTTCACTGATCAAACCACTGAAGAGATGTACAATGAGATTGCTTATGCTTTGGTTGAG ggTGTCACTGAAGGATACAATGGCACCATTTTTGCCTATGGACAAACTGGAAGCGGTAAGTCTTTCACAATGCAGGGCGTGACGGAGCCTGCATCCCAAAGAGGAGTCATCCCACGTGCATTTGAACACATCTTTGAGAGTATTCAG TgtgcagaaaatacaaaatttCTGGTGAGGGCCTCCTACTTGGAGATTTACAATGAAGAAATCAGAGACCTTCTGGGAAATGACACCAAACAGAGGTTGGAG CTGAAAGAGCACCCAGAGCGTGGCGTGTACGTGCGTGATCTCTCCATGCACACTGTGCACAATGTGGGCGAGTGTGAGAGAATTATAGAGCAAGGCTGGAGGAACAGGGCGGTGGGCTACACACTGATGAACAAAGACTCCTCCCGCTCCCACTCCATCTTCACCATCCACCTGGAGATCTGCAACATAG ATGCAGCAGGCCATGACCACCTACGAGCAGGTAAACTCAACCTGGTCGATCTGGCAGGAAGTGAGCGTCAGTCTAAAACTGGTGCCACTGGTGAGCGACTGCGTGAGGCTACAAAGATCAACCTGTCCCTCTCGGCCTTGGGGAATGTCATCTCTGCCCTGGTGGACGGTCGCTCCAAATACATCCCCTACAGAGACTCCAAGTTGACGCGGCTGCTGCAGGACTCTCTGGGAGGTAACACGCGCACTTTGATGATCGCCTGCCTCTCCCCTGCAGACAACAACTATGAAGAAACACTGAGCACGCTGCGTTATGCCAACCGGGCCAAGAGCATCCAGAACAGACCTCGCATCAACGAGGACCCTAAGGATGCTCTGCTCAGAGAATATCAAGAAGAGATCAAGAACCTGCGAGCCCTGATCTCAGGCCAGCTGGGCTCTGCTAACCTTTCAA CTTTACTGGCTGGTCAGTTGTCTGAAACATCTGCGGATCTTCCTTCAAGGCCACAGTCGAGTACCACAGAAGCAGAGAAGGAAAAGATTAAAGAG GAGTACGAGGAGAGGCTGGCCAAGTTACAGGCCGAATACAATGCAGAGCAGGAGTCCAAGGCAAAGCTGCAGGAGGACATTGCTTCACTGCGTTCCTCCTATGAATCCAAGGTGTCTAATCTGGAGAAGGCCCAGGCCAGCAGGGGGAGCACTGTCCCAATGAATGACAACATAAAATTATCTGCACATGAAGAACCAT CATCAATGAGCTCGAGCTGTAAACCTGACCTGTTAAACCTCAGTTCAGCTGAGGAAACTTCTCTTACCAAG CCTGTGGTACCCTCTGCTGAAGTTGGTGTCCACAAAGATCAAAGGGGAGACGGACTtgcaaatacaaatgaaatccccACAGCAGAGCCTCTGGACCAGAAACATGTCCTGGAAAG gctgcagcagctggaacaggaggtggtgggaggagaGCAGGCCAAGAACAAGGAGCTGTGGCAGAAACATCGGCAGAGGAGGAACCTTGCCGACCAGAGGAAAGTCCAGCTCCTCCGTGCACTGTCTGAGAACAGTGAGGAGAGTGAAAATGTTCTCTTTAATGTCTACAATTCCATCCAAGAAGAAGTCCATGCCAAAAGCCAAGTCCTGGTCAAGGTGCAGGGCAAG CTGAAAGCAGCCAAGCTGGAGATCCGTGATCTGCAAGCAGAGTTTGAGGTGGAGAGGAACGACTACCTGGCCACCATCCGGCGACTGGAGAAGGAGGGCCAGCTACTGAACAGCCTGCTGGAGCGCATGGTGCCTCTGGTGCGCCGAGACTGCAACTACAGCAACCTGGACCGGCTGAAGAGAGAAGCAGTCTGGGATGAGGACAATGCTGCATGGAGGCTACCGGATGTGATGGTGCAGAAAACAACTCTGCCTTCAG CAGTGCATCCAAAATCTTCAGCAGGCAGAGGCTCCGCTGCTGAATGTGGAGAAACTTTAatg CAGATGGAAGAGGACAGGTACAAGGAAATGCTTGACCGCAGTGACAGTGAGAATATTGCCAGCAGCTACTTCAAGTCAAAGAGAACCAGTCAACTGCTAGGTGGAGACACAACCAAGGGACATG CCGTCCACTCTCCTTCTCTGGTCAGCGGAGCAGCCCACCATTCAATGAGCAGCCCGACTGTGAACACACCGGTCAGCTCTGACTCCATCATGCCTCGGCCTTTCCGCCTGGAGTCGCTGGGCGTCCCGGTGTCCGGTGGTAAGGTGAAGCGCAAGAAAAGCAAAACTCACATCCACAATGAAGGGATTTGA